A stretch of the Nicotiana tabacum cultivar K326 chromosome 6, ASM71507v2, whole genome shotgun sequence genome encodes the following:
- the LOC107819341 gene encoding uncharacterized protein LOC107819341 isoform X1, with amino-acid sequence MEGKVEAIAKELNDNGLHFETKLEQEGESVTQEIKVGCDDKISEEEQNKICLMRALVEKQDPSSKEVDDFEIRRFLRARDLDVDKASAMFLKCLKRKKSIAPNGFISASEIPNEIAHNKMFMQGRDKQGRPIAVILGARHFHNKLGGPDELKRFVVLALDKLCSRTSPGREKFVVIADFQGFGYSNSDARAYIGALSILQDCYPERLEKLIVVHVPYLFWTMWKIVYPFIDNKTKKKITFVENRRLMATLRQDIDESQLPEIYGGKMPLVPIHEA; translated from the exons ATGGAGGGAAAGGTTGAGGCAATAGCCAAGGAGCTAAACGATAATGGACTTCATTTTGAAACAAAACTGGAGCAGGAAGGAGAATCAGTAACACAGGAGATCAAAGTAGGATGCGATGACAAAATCAGTGAAGAAGAGCAGAACAAGATTTGCCTTATGAGAGCTCTTGTCGAAAAGCAAGATCCTTCTTCCAAG GAAGTAGATGATTTTGAGATAAGAAGGTTTCTTCGAGCTAGGGATCTGGACGTAGACAAAGCTTCGGCAATGTTCTTGAAATGCcttaaaaggaagaaaagcattgCACCAAATGGCTTCATTTCAGCGAGTGAGATTCCAAACGAGATAGCACACAACAAAATGTTCATGCAAGGAAGGGACAAACAAGGACGCCCTATTGCTGTCATTTTAGGTGCCAgacattttcataataaattagGTGGTCCTGACGAGTTAAAAC GATTTGTGGTCTTGGCTTTGGACAAACTCTGTTCAAG GACCTCGCCAGGTAGGGAAAAGTTTGTGGTAATTGCAGATTTCCAAGGTTTTGGTTATTCCAACAGCGATGCTCGTGCATACATTGGGGCTCTATCCATTTTACAG GACTGCTACCCTGAAAGACTTGAAAAACTAATTGTAGTTCATGTTCCTTACCTATTCTGGACAATGTGGAAAATTGTGTATCCTTTTATTGATAACAAGACCAAAAAGAAG ATCACATTTGTGGAAAACAGACGACTAATGGCAACTCTACGCCAAGACATTGATGAAAGTCAGCTACCTGAGATTTATGGAGGCAAAATGCCATTAGTTCCTATACATGAAGCCTAA
- the LOC107819341 gene encoding uncharacterized protein LOC107819341 isoform X2, whose protein sequence is MEGKVEAIAKELNDNGLHFETKLEQEGESVTQEIKVGCDDKISEEEQNKICLMRALVEKQDPSSKEVDDFEIRRFLRARDLDVDKASAMFLKCLKRKKSIAPNGFISASEIPNEIAHNKMFMQGRDKQGRPIAVILGARHFHNKLGGPDELKRFVVLALDKLCSRTSPGREKFVVIADFQGFGYSNSDARAYIGALSILQITFVENRRLMATLRQDIDESQLPEIYGGKMPLVPIHEA, encoded by the exons ATGGAGGGAAAGGTTGAGGCAATAGCCAAGGAGCTAAACGATAATGGACTTCATTTTGAAACAAAACTGGAGCAGGAAGGAGAATCAGTAACACAGGAGATCAAAGTAGGATGCGATGACAAAATCAGTGAAGAAGAGCAGAACAAGATTTGCCTTATGAGAGCTCTTGTCGAAAAGCAAGATCCTTCTTCCAAG GAAGTAGATGATTTTGAGATAAGAAGGTTTCTTCGAGCTAGGGATCTGGACGTAGACAAAGCTTCGGCAATGTTCTTGAAATGCcttaaaaggaagaaaagcattgCACCAAATGGCTTCATTTCAGCGAGTGAGATTCCAAACGAGATAGCACACAACAAAATGTTCATGCAAGGAAGGGACAAACAAGGACGCCCTATTGCTGTCATTTTAGGTGCCAgacattttcataataaattagGTGGTCCTGACGAGTTAAAAC GATTTGTGGTCTTGGCTTTGGACAAACTCTGTTCAAG GACCTCGCCAGGTAGGGAAAAGTTTGTGGTAATTGCAGATTTCCAAGGTTTTGGTTATTCCAACAGCGATGCTCGTGCATACATTGGGGCTCTATCCATTTTACAG ATCACATTTGTGGAAAACAGACGACTAATGGCAACTCTACGCCAAGACATTGATGAAAGTCAGCTACCTGAGATTTATGGAGGCAAAATGCCATTAGTTCCTATACATGAAGCCTAA